One genomic segment of Bacteroides caccae includes these proteins:
- a CDS encoding alpha-L-arabinofuranosidase C-terminal domain-containing protein, with the protein MKKLFLLVIVLFLSFQQVTLAAIGEAANTPDSVFLFSYATSRDDGRSGLRFAWSMDQKHWFAVGQGTGYLRCDYSRWGSQKKMLDPFLKQLPDGGWLCTWKLNTHDGYGQAKSKDLVYWESQKYPQVTSDFEGTRVKVTIDGQEQTGNINRVSWTLVDKLTKHYERNQYRNFLHAERPVQDKERFAGLKPVKATITVQPEETKEISNLLLGIFFEDINYSADGGLYAELIQNRDFEYDPSDREGDKNWNSTHSWKLEGDNATFTINTSDPVHPNNPHYAVLNIQQPGAVLTNAGFDGIALQAGEKYDFSLFGRIPAGHKSNKLQIRLIDSNGTVQGEASITVSSRSWKTYKTVLTAKTAADTHLELQLQSVGEVELDMISLFPQNTFKGRKNGLRADLAQTLADIHPRFVRFPGGCVAHGDGLKNIYQWKNTIGPLEARKSARNLWGYHQSMGLGYYEYFQFCEDIGAEPLPVLAAGVPCQNSACHGDLRGGQQGGIPMSEMPAYIQDILDLIEWANGDARKTKWGKVRAESGHPKPFNLKYIGIGNEDLITDVFEERFTMIFNAIKEKYPEIIVVGTVGPFNEGTDYVEGWKLADKLGIPMVDEHYYQSPGWFLHNQDFYDKYDRSKKTKVYLGEYATHIPGRKANMETALTEALYLTALERNGDVVHMTSYAPLLAKEKHTQWSPDLIYFNNREVKPTTGYYVQKLYGQNAGSHYIPSQIILDNQDNRVKLRIGSSIVRDSKTGDVIVKLVNLLPVSVETEIQLPGIGSVQPSAVRTVLAGAPESTPLPVTDTIEVGANFKQQLPAYSFTVIRLKTK; encoded by the coding sequence ATGAAAAAATTATTCCTGCTAGTAATTGTCTTGTTTTTGTCGTTCCAACAGGTTACTTTAGCTGCAATCGGAGAGGCGGCGAACACTCCGGATTCCGTTTTTCTATTTTCGTATGCAACTTCCCGGGATGACGGACGCAGCGGACTTCGTTTTGCCTGGAGCATGGATCAGAAGCATTGGTTCGCAGTAGGACAGGGAACCGGATACCTCCGTTGTGATTATAGCCGTTGGGGATCGCAGAAGAAAATGCTCGATCCGTTCTTGAAGCAACTTCCTGACGGCGGATGGCTCTGCACATGGAAGTTGAATACGCATGACGGATACGGGCAGGCAAAATCGAAAGACCTGGTTTATTGGGAAAGTCAGAAATATCCTCAGGTAACCTCTGATTTTGAGGGAACAAGAGTAAAGGTAACTATTGACGGGCAGGAACAGACCGGAAATATTAATCGGGTATCTTGGACACTGGTGGACAAGTTGACGAAACACTATGAAAGGAACCAATACCGGAATTTTTTGCATGCAGAACGTCCGGTACAAGATAAAGAGCGTTTTGCCGGGCTGAAACCTGTAAAAGCGACGATTACGGTACAACCGGAGGAAACAAAAGAAATCAGTAATTTGCTGTTGGGAATATTCTTCGAAGATATTAACTATTCTGCTGATGGTGGCTTATACGCAGAACTGATTCAAAACAGGGATTTTGAATATGACCCGTCCGACCGTGAGGGAGATAAGAATTGGAACAGTACGCATTCCTGGAAGTTGGAGGGAGATAATGCCACATTCACAATAAATACCTCTGATCCCGTTCATCCGAATAATCCTCATTACGCTGTGTTGAATATACAACAGCCGGGAGCTGTACTGACAAATGCAGGGTTTGATGGGATAGCCCTTCAAGCCGGCGAAAAGTATGATTTCTCTTTGTTTGGACGTATTCCGGCCGGACATAAATCTAACAAATTGCAGATACGTTTGATAGATTCCAATGGCACAGTGCAGGGAGAGGCATCGATAACCGTTTCTTCCCGTTCATGGAAAACTTATAAAACTGTATTGACTGCAAAAACAGCTGCCGATACGCATCTGGAACTTCAACTGCAATCAGTGGGAGAAGTCGAATTGGATATGATTTCTCTTTTTCCACAGAATACATTCAAAGGTAGAAAGAATGGCCTGCGTGCCGATTTGGCGCAGACACTAGCCGATATACATCCTCGCTTTGTCCGTTTCCCCGGTGGTTGTGTAGCTCATGGAGACGGTTTGAAGAATATCTATCAATGGAAAAATACGATTGGCCCGTTGGAAGCCCGTAAATCTGCCCGCAATCTTTGGGGGTATCATCAGAGCATGGGACTGGGTTATTATGAATATTTCCAGTTTTGCGAGGATATAGGTGCCGAACCGCTTCCGGTGCTTGCTGCCGGTGTGCCTTGTCAGAACTCTGCTTGTCACGGTGATTTGAGAGGCGGACAACAAGGCGGTATCCCGATGAGTGAAATGCCTGCTTATATTCAGGATATTCTAGATTTGATAGAATGGGCGAATGGTGACGCCCGAAAGACAAAATGGGGAAAGGTACGTGCCGAATCCGGACATCCGAAGCCTTTCAATCTGAAGTATATAGGTATCGGTAATGAGGATCTTATCACTGATGTTTTCGAGGAACGCTTTACGATGATTTTCAATGCGATTAAGGAGAAATACCCTGAAATAATCGTTGTAGGTACAGTTGGTCCTTTCAATGAAGGTACCGATTACGTCGAAGGTTGGAAGTTGGCGGATAAATTAGGCATTCCTATGGTAGACGAACATTATTATCAGTCTCCGGGGTGGTTTCTGCATAATCAGGACTTCTACGATAAATACGACCGTTCAAAAAAGACTAAAGTTTATCTAGGCGAATATGCCACTCATATTCCCGGGCGGAAAGCCAATATGGAAACAGCATTGACTGAAGCTCTTTACCTGACCGCCTTGGAACGTAATGGAGACGTAGTACACATGACTTCTTATGCTCCTTTGCTGGCAAAAGAAAAGCATACCCAATGGAGCCCGGACTTGATTTACTTCAATAACCGTGAAGTGAAACCGACTACCGGATATTACGTTCAAAAGTTATATGGGCAGAATGCAGGTAGCCATTATATCCCCTCACAGATAATTCTTGATAATCAGGACAACCGGGTGAAGCTTCGTATCGGTTCCTCCATTGTCCGCGATAGCAAGACCGGAGATGTGATTGTGAAACTGGTCAACTTATTGCCTGTCAGTGTGGAGACAGAAATACAATTACCCGGCATAGGCAGTGTTCAACCTTCTGCTGTAAGGACAGTATTGGCAGGTGCACCGGAATCAACTCCACTTCCCGTGACCGACACTATCGAAGTCGGAGCAAACTTCAAGCAGCAACTACCCGCCTATTCATTTACGGTGATTCGTCTGAAAACGAAGTAG
- a CDS encoding beta-galactosidase: MRNRLIALLVLFTVVIFSSAQAQTTARKFEAGKNTFLLDGEPFVVKAAELHYTRIPQAYWEHRIEMCKTLGMNTICIYIFWNIHEQEEGKFDFSGQNDIAAFCRAAQKHGMYVIVRPGPYVCAEWEMGGLPWWLLKKKDVALRTLDPYYMERVGIFMKEVGKQLAPLQVNKGGNIIMVQVENEYSSYATDKPYVAAVRDLVRESGFTDVPLFQCDWSSNFTNNALEDLLWTVNFGTGANIDQQFKKLKELRPETPLMCSEFWSGWFDHWGRKHETRPAKDMVQGIKDMLDRNISFSLYMTHGGTTFGHWGGANNPAYSAMCSSYDYDAPISEAGWTTEKYFLLRDLLKTYLPAGEALPEIPAALPVIEIPEFHFTKIAPLFSNLPEAKQTVDIQPMEQFNQGWGTILYRTTLSESVKSGTTLKITEVHDWAQIYADGKLLTRLDRRKGEFTTVLPALKKGTQLDILVEAMGRVNFDKSIHDRKGITEKVELVSGDRSKELKNWTVYSFPVDYSFIKNKNYQDTKILPAMPAYYKTTFKLDKVGDTFLDMSTWGKGMVWVNGHAMGRFWEIGPQQTLFMPGCWLKEGENEILVLDLKGPVKASIKGLKKPLLDVLREKAPETHRKEGEKLKLTGEKVAHEGAFTPGNSWQEVRFTTPVKGRYFCLEALSPQANDNIAAIAEFDVLGADGKPVSREHWKIRYADSEETRSGNRTADKIFDLQESTFWMTVDNVAYPHQLVIDLSKVETVTGFRYLPRAEKNYPGMIKEYRVYVKPADFKY, encoded by the coding sequence ATGAGAAACAGATTGATTGCTTTACTGGTACTTTTTACAGTCGTTATCTTTAGTAGTGCACAGGCACAAACTACTGCCCGCAAATTTGAAGCCGGCAAGAATACCTTTTTGCTGGACGGTGAACCATTTGTGGTGAAGGCCGCCGAACTTCATTACACCCGTATCCCGCAAGCTTATTGGGAACATCGTATTGAGATGTGCAAAACATTGGGGATGAATACCATTTGTATCTATATCTTTTGGAATATCCATGAACAGGAAGAAGGTAAGTTTGACTTTTCCGGTCAGAACGATATTGCTGCTTTCTGTCGTGCGGCACAAAAGCATGGGATGTATGTCATTGTCCGTCCCGGTCCTTATGTGTGTGCGGAATGGGAAATGGGAGGTCTTCCCTGGTGGCTGCTGAAGAAAAAAGATGTGGCGCTTCGTACCCTCGATCCCTATTATATGGAGCGCGTAGGCATCTTTATGAAAGAAGTCGGCAAACAATTGGCGCCACTGCAAGTAAATAAAGGTGGTAATATCATCATGGTGCAGGTAGAGAATGAATACAGCTCTTATGCAACCGACAAGCCTTATGTAGCTGCCGTGCGTGATTTGGTACGCGAATCAGGGTTTACGGATGTGCCTCTTTTCCAGTGTGACTGGAGTAGTAACTTCACAAATAACGCATTGGAGGATTTGCTCTGGACAGTGAATTTTGGAACCGGTGCCAATATTGACCAACAATTCAAGAAACTGAAAGAACTTCGTCCGGAAACTCCGTTGATGTGCAGTGAATTCTGGAGTGGCTGGTTCGACCATTGGGGACGAAAACATGAGACGCGTCCTGCAAAAGACATGGTACAGGGAATCAAGGATATGCTCGATCGTAATATCTCTTTCAGTCTTTATATGACTCACGGCGGAACCACTTTCGGACATTGGGGAGGTGCTAATAATCCTGCTTATTCTGCCATGTGCAGTTCCTATGATTATGACGCTCCTATCAGTGAAGCCGGTTGGACGACAGAGAAATATTTCCTGCTTCGCGATTTATTGAAAACATATCTTCCTGCCGGTGAAGCGTTGCCTGAAATACCTGCCGCATTGCCGGTCATTGAAATTCCTGAGTTTCATTTTACAAAAATAGCTCCTCTTTTCTCTAATCTGCCGGAAGCAAAACAAACGGTGGATATTCAACCTATGGAACAATTTAACCAAGGTTGGGGAACAATTCTGTATCGGACGACATTGTCCGAATCTGTAAAATCCGGAACGACTCTGAAGATTACCGAAGTGCATGATTGGGCACAAATCTATGCTGACGGTAAACTGTTGACACGTTTGGATCGTCGTAAAGGTGAGTTTACGACGGTGTTGCCTGCTTTGAAGAAAGGGACGCAACTGGATATTCTGGTAGAGGCTATGGGACGTGTAAACTTTGATAAGTCCATTCACGACCGGAAGGGAATCACGGAAAAGGTGGAACTTGTTTCCGGCGACCGGTCAAAAGAACTGAAAAACTGGACGGTGTACAGCTTCCCTGTAGATTACTCCTTTATTAAGAATAAGAACTATCAGGATACGAAAATATTACCAGCTATGCCTGCTTACTATAAAACGACCTTTAAACTGGACAAAGTCGGTGATACTTTCCTTGATATGAGTACTTGGGGAAAAGGTATGGTATGGGTGAACGGTCATGCTATGGGACGTTTCTGGGAGATTGGTCCTCAGCAGACTCTCTTTATGCCGGGATGTTGGCTGAAAGAAGGTGAGAATGAGATTCTTGTTCTTGACTTGAAAGGTCCCGTCAAAGCTTCTATCAAAGGCCTGAAGAAACCCCTCTTGGATGTGCTTCGTGAAAAAGCACCGGAAACTCATCGCAAAGAGGGAGAGAAACTGAAACTGACAGGCGAGAAGGTTGCACACGAAGGTGCATTTACTCCGGGCAACAGCTGGCAGGAAGTACGTTTTACTACTCCGGTGAAAGGACGTTATTTTTGTCTCGAAGCTCTTTCACCACAGGCAAATGACAATATTGCTGCTATTGCAGAATTTGATGTTCTGGGTGCGGACGGTAAACCGGTATCCCGAGAACATTGGAAGATTCGTTATGCCGATAGTGAGGAAACACGCAGCGGTAACCGTACAGCCGATAAGATTTTCGATTTACAGGAATCTACTTTCTGGATGACAGTAGATAATGTGGCGTATCCTCACCAACTGGTGATTGATTTGAGTAAGGTGGAGACTGTAACAGGCTTCCGTTATCTGCCCCGTGCCGAAAAGAATTATCCGGGTATGATTAAAGAATATCGTGTCTATGTGAAACCAGCCGATTTCAAGTATTGA
- a CDS encoding glycoside hydrolase family 97 protein — MKNIVSILAISLSLNSLAAQDVVVKGPDEKLQLVVFVQDEETPCYSVTYNGKAMLEKSPLGISTNIGDFTKALKLSGHSVEVIDTVYHQTRIKTSQVHYRANELTCNLENAQGQKIGIVFRVSNNDVAFRYTLPRQGGKGSVTVNHEQTGFRFPRQTTTFLCPQSDAMIGWKRTKPSYEEEYKADAPMSERSQYGHGYTFPCLFRIGDAGWVLVSETGVDSRYCGSRLSDVSEGNLYTVAFPMPEENNGNGTVAPAFALPGATPWRTITVGETLKPIVETTVPWDVVNPLYETKHDYRFGRGTWSWILWQDGSINYDDQMRYIDFAAAMGYEYALIDNWWDTNIGRERMKSLIDYARGKGVELFLWYSSSGYWNDIEQGPINHMDNAIIRKREMKWLQSLGVKGIKVDFFGGDKQETMRLYEEILSDADDHGLMVIFHGCTLPRGWERMYPNYVGSEAVLASENMVFSQHFCDEEAFNTCLHPFIRNAVGCMEFGGCFLNKRLNRNNDGGTTRRTTDIFQLATAILFQNPVQNFALAPNNLNDVSPVCMDFMKQVPVTWDETRFIEGYPGKYIVLARRHGDTWYVAAVNAGSEPLKLKLDLDMFAGKTVSLYKDDKRGEPQLIPLKVKEKGRVQLEVYPQGGIVLSDRIEETL, encoded by the coding sequence ATGAAAAACATTGTAAGCATATTGGCGATATCTCTCAGCCTGAATAGCCTTGCAGCACAAGATGTAGTAGTGAAAGGCCCGGATGAGAAACTGCAATTAGTTGTATTTGTGCAGGACGAAGAAACTCCCTGCTATTCCGTTACCTACAACGGGAAAGCAATGCTGGAAAAATCTCCTTTGGGAATCAGCACGAATATAGGCGACTTTACGAAAGCCCTGAAGTTGTCGGGACATTCCGTAGAGGTGATAGACACTGTCTATCATCAGACACGTATTAAGACTTCCCAAGTACATTATCGTGCGAATGAACTGACTTGTAATTTGGAGAATGCGCAGGGACAGAAGATAGGAATCGTTTTCCGCGTAAGTAATAATGATGTCGCTTTCCGTTATACCTTACCGCGACAGGGAGGGAAAGGCAGCGTTACCGTCAATCATGAACAGACCGGTTTCCGTTTTCCGCGGCAGACTACAACTTTCCTGTGTCCGCAGAGCGATGCGATGATCGGATGGAAGCGCACAAAACCGAGTTATGAAGAAGAATATAAAGCGGATGCACCGATGAGCGAACGTTCGCAGTACGGTCATGGATATACTTTCCCTTGTCTGTTCCGTATCGGTGACGCCGGTTGGGTGTTGGTGAGCGAAACAGGAGTAGACAGTCGCTATTGCGGTTCCCGTTTGAGCGATGTCAGTGAAGGCAATCTGTACACAGTGGCGTTCCCGATGCCCGAAGAGAATAATGGCAACGGAACGGTTGCTCCGGCATTCGCATTACCCGGTGCTACCCCTTGGCGTACGATTACCGTCGGCGAAACGTTGAAACCGATTGTGGAAACCACTGTTCCTTGGGATGTCGTAAACCCTCTTTATGAGACGAAGCATGACTATCGTTTCGGGCGTGGCACATGGAGTTGGATTCTTTGGCAGGACGGCAGTATCAACTATGACGACCAGATGCGTTACATTGATTTTGCCGCCGCTATGGGATATGAATATGCACTGATAGATAACTGGTGGGATACTAATATCGGCCGTGAACGTATGAAATCTCTGATTGACTACGCACGTGGCAAAGGAGTGGAATTATTTTTGTGGTACAGTTCCTCCGGCTATTGGAATGACATTGAACAAGGCCCGATTAATCACATGGACAATGCAATCATCCGCAAACGTGAAATGAAATGGCTGCAAAGCCTGGGTGTAAAAGGAATCAAAGTCGATTTTTTCGGTGGCGACAAACAGGAGACGATGCGCCTGTATGAAGAGATCCTGAGCGATGCGGATGACCACGGGCTAATGGTAATCTTCCATGGTTGCACCTTACCTCGCGGCTGGGAACGTATGTATCCTAATTATGTAGGCAGCGAAGCTGTGTTGGCTTCCGAGAATATGGTGTTCAGCCAGCATTTCTGTGATGAAGAAGCATTCAATACTTGCCTGCATCCGTTCATTCGCAACGCAGTAGGCTGTATGGAGTTTGGCGGCTGCTTCCTGAACAAGCGTCTGAATCGTAACAATGACGGAGGCACCACTCGTCGTACTACTGACATATTCCAGTTGGCGACAGCCATACTATTCCAAAATCCCGTTCAGAACTTTGCTCTTGCTCCGAATAATCTGAATGATGTTTCTCCGGTTTGCATGGATTTTATGAAACAGGTTCCTGTCACTTGGGATGAAACACGTTTCATTGAAGGTTATCCGGGAAAATACATAGTTTTAGCCCGTCGTCATGGAGATACTTGGTATGTAGCAGCTGTAAATGCCGGAAGTGAACCGTTAAAATTGAAGCTTGATTTGGATATGTTTGCCGGAAAAACAGTGTCTCTTTATAAAGATGATAAGAGAGGAGAACCTCAGCTTATACCTTTGAAGGTAAAAGAAAAGGGAAGGGTGCAATTAGAAGTTTATCCTCAAGGAGGAATTGTGCTTTCTGATCGGATAGAAGAAACATTATAA
- a CDS encoding glycoside hydrolase family 43 protein, protein MNMKKYTTLLALLFIGVLTGYCQQSAYLFVYFTGNRMSEEAIRMAVSLDGYNYKALNGNQPVLDSRVISSTGGVRDPHILRCENGKTFYMVVTDMVSGNGWDSNRAMVLLKSKDLVHWTSNIVNIQKKYPAQENLKRVWAPQTVYDKEAGKYMVYWSMKHGNGADIIYYAYANKDFTDLEGEPKPLFLPKNGKSCIDGDIIYKDGLYHLFYKTEGDGNGIKKAATVSLTSGQWTESGEYKQQTKEAVEGSSIFPLIGSDKYILMYDVYMKGKYQFTESTDLENFKVIDHAVSMDFHPRHGTVIPITEKELKRLYKVYGKPIGL, encoded by the coding sequence ATGAATATGAAGAAATATACTACCCTTTTAGCACTCCTTTTTATAGGAGTGCTGACCGGTTACTGCCAGCAATCCGCTTACTTGTTTGTCTACTTTACCGGGAACCGGATGAGCGAAGAAGCGATCCGCATGGCAGTCAGCCTCGACGGATATAATTATAAAGCCCTGAATGGTAACCAACCTGTACTTGATTCCCGTGTGATTAGTTCTACGGGTGGGGTACGTGATCCTCATATCTTGCGTTGTGAGAACGGTAAAACATTCTATATGGTTGTCACCGACATGGTGTCCGGAAACGGTTGGGATTCCAACCGTGCCATGGTGCTGTTGAAATCGAAGGACCTGGTGCACTGGACTTCCAATATTGTCAATATTCAAAAGAAATATCCTGCCCAGGAAAACCTGAAACGTGTATGGGCTCCACAGACCGTTTATGACAAAGAAGCCGGAAAGTATATGGTATATTGGTCAATGAAGCATGGCAATGGCGCAGATATCATTTATTATGCGTATGCGAATAAAGACTTTACCGACCTTGAAGGTGAGCCGAAGCCCTTGTTTCTTCCTAAAAATGGCAAGTCATGTATCGACGGAGATATCATCTATAAAGATGGACTGTATCATCTGTTTTATAAGACAGAAGGAGATGGAAACGGCATCAAGAAAGCGGCTACCGTCTCCCTGACTTCCGGACAATGGACGGAATCAGGGGAATACAAACAGCAGACGAAAGAAGCGGTAGAAGGTTCGAGTATCTTTCCGCTAATAGGTTCGGACAAGTATATCCTGATGTACGATGTATATATGAAAGGCAAATACCAGTTTACGGAAAGTACCGACCTGGAAAATTTTAAAGTCATAGATCATGCTGTCAGTATGGACTTTCACCCTCGTCACGGAACTGTGATACCTATCACTGAAAAAGAATTGAAACGTTTGTATAAGGTCTACGGTAAACCAATCGGCCTATGA
- a CDS encoding family 43 glycosylhydrolase: protein MKHLFIRFLLFYLFFIGISPINAQHRKSANPILSGFHADPEILYSRQTKRYYIYPTSDGFPGWGGSYFKVFSSRNLKEWKEERVILDMKKDVSWANGNAWAPCIEEKEIDGKYKYFFYYSANSVTNKGKQIGVATANSPTGPFTDSGKPIITSSPVGQGQQIDVDVFTDPTSGKSYLYWGNGYMAGAELNNDMLSVKEETITVMTPKGGTLQTYAFREAPYVFFRKGVYYFLWSVDDTGSPNYHVAYGTGNSPLGPIQVAKEPIILIQSPKDEIYGPAHCSVLQVPDKKDSWFIVYHRINKEYLKHGPGWHREVCIDRLEFNKDGTIKQVIPTP from the coding sequence ATGAAACATTTATTTATCAGGTTTCTTTTATTTTACCTGTTTTTTATTGGAATAAGCCCAATAAACGCACAACACAGAAAGTCTGCTAATCCTATTTTATCCGGCTTTCATGCCGATCCGGAGATCTTATACTCCCGGCAGACCAAACGTTATTATATCTATCCTACCAGTGACGGTTTCCCCGGTTGGGGTGGAAGTTATTTTAAAGTCTTCTCTTCAAGGAATTTGAAGGAATGGAAAGAAGAAAGAGTCATTTTAGATATGAAAAAAGATGTCTCTTGGGCAAACGGAAATGCTTGGGCCCCCTGTATTGAAGAAAAGGAAATAGACGGGAAATATAAATACTTTTTTTATTACAGTGCAAATTCTGTCACTAATAAAGGCAAGCAAATAGGAGTAGCCACGGCAAACTCACCGACCGGTCCGTTCACCGATTCCGGAAAACCGATTATCACTTCCTCACCTGTCGGACAAGGGCAACAAATTGATGTGGATGTATTTACTGATCCCACATCAGGCAAAAGTTATCTCTACTGGGGGAACGGCTATATGGCAGGGGCCGAACTCAATAATGATATGCTGTCTGTCAAAGAAGAAACAATCACGGTGATGACTCCCAAAGGCGGAACTCTGCAAACGTATGCTTTCCGAGAAGCTCCCTATGTATTCTTCAGAAAAGGAGTTTATTATTTCCTATGGTCCGTTGATGACACGGGATCACCCAATTATCATGTAGCTTATGGGACCGGCAATTCTCCATTAGGCCCCATTCAGGTTGCCAAAGAACCGATTATTCTCATACAATCTCCTAAAGATGAAATTTACGGTCCGGCACATTGTTCGGTTCTTCAAGTTCCTGACAAAAAGGACAGTTGGTTTATCGTATATCATCGTATTAATAAGGAATATCTGAAACATGGACCGGGTTGGCACCGTGAAGTCTGTATAGACCGGTTGGAATTTAATAAAGACGGGACAATCAAGCAAGTAATTCCCACACCCTAA